DNA sequence from the Streptomyces canus genome:
TCTGGGCCGTCGACGGCTTCTTCCCCAAGGGCATCGGCTCGTCCCTGATGACCCTGCAGGGCGTGATGTTCGCCTACCTCGCCGTCGAACTGGTCGGCGTGACCGCCGGTGAGTCCGAGAACCCCGAGAAGACCCTCCCCAAGGCGATCAACACCCTGCCCTGGCGCATCGGTCTCTTCTACGTCGGTGCCCTCACCGTCATCCTGTGCGTGGTGAAGTGGACCGAGTTCGCCGCCGGCGTCAGCCCCTTCGTCAAGGCCTTCGCCGTGATCGGCATCCCGGCGGGCGCCGGCATCGTGAACTTCGTCGTCCTCACCGCGGCGCTGTCCTCCTGCAACTCCGGCATGTACTCCACGGGCCGCATGCTGCGCACCCTGGCCGACAGCGGCGAGGCGCCGCAGGCCTTCAACAAGCTCTCGGTGACGCGGACACCGGCGCTGGCCATCACGGTCTCCGTGCTCTTCATGGGCATCGGCGTGGTGCTGAACTACGTCGTGCCGGAGAAGGCCTTCGGCTATGTCGTCTCGGTCGCGACCGCGGCGGGCATCTGGACGTGGCTGATGATCCTGGTCAGCCACGTGCGCTACCGCCGCGAGGTCGTGGCAGGCCGACTGCCCGCCTCCTCCTTCCCGGCGCCGGGCGGCTCGGTCGGCAGCTGGATCGCCATCGTGTTCCTGCTCTTCGTGACCTGCCTGATCGCGTACGACGCCGACTCCCGCGTCTGCCTGTACGTGATGGCCGGATGGGCCGCCGCGCTGGGAATCGGCTGGGCCGTCCTGAAGACCCGGAACCCGGAGATCACGGACCGGCGCGAGCCGGAGTTCGAGAAGACGGCGGGCTAGGAAGTCCGCACCCGTCCGGCATGTGGGCCGCTCCGTACCGATCCTCGGTACGGAGCGGCCCTCTGCTTATCCTTTCCGACATGCTGACCATCACCCAGGCCCTCGTCGACCGGATCGTCGCGCACGCACGCAAGGACCACCCCGACGAGGCGTGCGGCGTCGTCGCGGGGCCGGCCGGATCGGACCGGCCCGAGCGGTTCATCCCGATGCTGAACGCGGCCATGTCGCCCACGTTCTACGAGTTCGACTCCGGCGACCTGCTCAAGCTCTACCGCGAGATGGACGACCGCGACGAGGAGCCGGTGGTCATCTACCACTCCCACACCGCGACCGAGGCCTACCCGTCCCGCACGGACATCTCCTACGCCAACGAACCCGGCGCCCACTACGTGCTGGTCTCGACGGCGGACACCGACGGTCTCGGCGACTTCCAGTTCCGCTCCTACCGGATCGTCGACGGCGAGGTCACCGAGGAGGACGTGGAGATCGTCGCGGCGTACCAGGAGGCCTGAGCTGCCCTATCTCAACCTGCGGCCCTAATTCGTCCACATGATGGGATCACACTCCGGGACCCGGACCGGGAATCGATACGATGACCCCATGGTTTCTTACGACGTGAGCGAGAAGACGCCGGGCAGCCTGCTCGTGGCGCGGCTGCACGTCGACCTGTGCAGGCTCGCCAGCGCCATCTGTTGACGCTGCCTCTGCCGCCGTACGGCCGTGGGCCGCGGCGCTCCACGCACCACCTGCTGTACCAGCGCTGCCGCGCGCCCACCGACCCGCCACCATCCGACAGGAGCCCTGAGCCATGGCCATCGAGGTCCGCATCCCGACCATCCTCCGCACCTACACCGACGGCCAGAAGGCGGTGGAGGGCAACGGGAACACCCTCGCCGAGCTCTTCGCCGACCTCGAGACCCGGCATGCGGGCGTCCAGGCCCGCATCGTGGACGGCGGGGAACTGCGCCGCTTCGTCAACGTCTACCTGAACGACGAGGACGTCCGCTTCCTCGACGGCATCAACACCAAGCTCACCGACGGCGACAACGTCACGATCCTGCCGGCCGTGGCCGGCGGCATGGCCTGATCGTCGATGCGTTACGACTCCCCGCTGGCCGCGGTGGGCAACACCCCTCTGGTGCGCCTGCCGCGGCTCTCGCCGTCCGCCGACGTACGCATCTGGGCCAAGCTCGAGGACCGCAACCCGACCGGCTCGGTCAAGGACCGCCCCGCCCTGCACATGATCGAGCAGGCGGAGAAGGACGGCCGCCTCACGCCCGGCTGCACCATCCTCGAGCCCACCTCCGGCAACACCGGCATCTCCCTCGCGATGGCCGCCAAGCTCAAGGGCTACCGGATCGTGTGCGTGATGCCCGAGAACACCTCGCAGGAGCGCCGGGACCTGCTCGCCATGTGGGGCGCCGAGATCATCTCGTCCCCCGCCGCGGGCGGCTCCAACACCGCCGTACGGGTCGCCAAGGAGCTGTCCGCCGAGCACCCCGACTGGGTGATGCTCTATCAGTACGGCAACCCCGACAACGCGGGCGCCCACTACGCGACCACCGGCCCGGAGATCCTCGCCGACCTCCCCTCGGTCACCCACTTCGTCGCGGGCCTCGGCACCACCGGCACCCTGATGGGCGTCGGCCGCTACCTCCGCGAGCACCGGCCGGACGTGAAGATCGTCGCCGCCGAACCGCGCTACGACGACCTGGTGTACGGGCTCAGGAACCTGGACGAGGGCTTCGTACCGGAGCTGTACGACGCGTCGGTGCTGACGACCCGCTTCTCCGTCGGCTCCGCCGACGCGGTCACCCGCACCCGCGAGCTCCTCCAGCAGGAGGGCATCTTCGCGGGCGTCTCCACGGGCGCCGCCCTGCACGCGGCGATCGGCGTCGGCAACAAGGCCGTGAAGGCCGGCGAGAGCGCGGACATCGTCTTCGTCGTGGCCGACGGCGGCTGGAAGTACCTCTCGACGGGCGTCTACACGGCGGCCACGACGGAGGAAGCGATCGAGACGCTGCAGGGTCAGCTCTGGGCGTGACGTTCTACGTCGCCAGGTGACGGACCTGGTCCCACAGGACCGGGTCCACCACCCCCACCTTCCGCCGGAAGTCCCCCACCGGCACCGCACGCAGCTCGTCGGTCTCCAGGAAACTCGCGCGCCCCTGCGCGTCCCCGACGGCACCCGGCGGCAGCGGGATCACCCCGGACCGCTCGTCGTGGTACTTGCTGGTGATCTTCGCGACGGTCGCCCGCCTCCCGTGCACCGCGAGCACCAGACAGGGCCGGTCCTTGCCTCCGGGCCCGTCCTCGTACGGCACGTTCGCCCACCAGATCTCCGCGGGCCGCGGCCGGACCACAGTTCGCCCGGACGGCCGACTCACCCGGTCCGCGCGCCCCTTCGGCCGACGGCCCCGGCCCCAGCCGTCCACGAGCGTGGCGACCAGCGCGAGCAGTATCACCGCCGCGAGCGCGAGCCACCAGGACGTGTCCATGAGGACGACGTTACCGGCGCGCGATCAGGCCTGCGCGCCCTCTGCGCAAGCCGTAAGCGCGGTCACACTCCCCACGCGCCCTCGGTCCAGCCGAACCGGTGACACCACAGGTGAGTTCGCCCACAACAGCCCTTGGCGGAGGAGCGACCGGAGGTTTTGCGCCTTACGCTCGACGGACCG
Encoded proteins:
- a CDS encoding M67 family metallopeptidase, whose protein sequence is MLTITQALVDRIVAHARKDHPDEACGVVAGPAGSDRPERFIPMLNAAMSPTFYEFDSGDLLKLYREMDDRDEEPVVIYHSHTATEAYPSRTDISYANEPGAHYVLVSTADTDGLGDFQFRSYRIVDGEVTEEDVEIVAAYQEA
- a CDS encoding amino acid permease — protein: MTSAQVDTGTGPGSEKTSEEGYERGLGSRQVQMIAIGGAIGVGLFLNAGANIAKAGPSLILMYAVAGVIIFFIMRALGELLLYRPVSGSFAEYSREFLGPFFGYFTGWTYWLLWVVTGMAELTAAAIYVNYWFPAIPQWTTALVFLVVLFVANLISVKLFGEIEFWFSMIKVTALIGMIVIGLGVLTFGFSAAGDTAAVSNLWAVDGFFPKGIGSSLMTLQGVMFAYLAVELVGVTAGESENPEKTLPKAINTLPWRIGLFYVGALTVILCVVKWTEFAAGVSPFVKAFAVIGIPAGAGIVNFVVLTAALSSCNSGMYSTGRMLRTLADSGEAPQAFNKLSVTRTPALAITVSVLFMGIGVVLNYVVPEKAFGYVVSVATAAGIWTWLMILVSHVRYRREVVAGRLPASSFPAPGGSVGSWIAIVFLLFVTCLIAYDADSRVCLYVMAGWAAALGIGWAVLKTRNPEITDRREPEFEKTAG
- a CDS encoding MoaD/ThiS family protein, which gives rise to MAIEVRIPTILRTYTDGQKAVEGNGNTLAELFADLETRHAGVQARIVDGGELRRFVNVYLNDEDVRFLDGINTKLTDGDNVTILPAVAGGMA
- a CDS encoding type II toxin-antitoxin system PemK/MazF family toxin, with the protein product MDTSWWLALAAVILLALVATLVDGWGRGRRPKGRADRVSRPSGRTVVRPRPAEIWWANVPYEDGPGGKDRPCLVLAVHGRRATVAKITSKYHDERSGVIPLPPGAVGDAQGRASFLETDELRAVPVGDFRRKVGVVDPVLWDQVRHLAT
- a CDS encoding putative leader peptide gives rise to the protein MVSYDVSEKTPGSLLVARLHVDLCRLASAIC
- a CDS encoding PLP-dependent cysteine synthase family protein, translating into MRYDSPLAAVGNTPLVRLPRLSPSADVRIWAKLEDRNPTGSVKDRPALHMIEQAEKDGRLTPGCTILEPTSGNTGISLAMAAKLKGYRIVCVMPENTSQERRDLLAMWGAEIISSPAAGGSNTAVRVAKELSAEHPDWVMLYQYGNPDNAGAHYATTGPEILADLPSVTHFVAGLGTTGTLMGVGRYLREHRPDVKIVAAEPRYDDLVYGLRNLDEGFVPELYDASVLTTRFSVGSADAVTRTRELLQQEGIFAGVSTGAALHAAIGVGNKAVKAGESADIVFVVADGGWKYLSTGVYTAATTEEAIETLQGQLWA